A region of Flavobacterium indicum GPTSA100-9 = DSM 17447 DNA encodes the following proteins:
- a CDS encoding GEVED domain-containing protein: MHNNYSSSDNCRKLTIQNSSTILKALTVFIAFIFSNLIFSQSPFVDNTPNGNETFIVPTGVTSITVSVWGAGGGGGGSSVSGDGGSGGGGGGAATRTIAVTPGDTFTYNVGSGGAGGLANATLAGSGGNTTFINGGLGINMIGNGGSGGARNRGAAGTGGTASGGTINMPGQNGTIGDASGQAGGNSGAVVGIFGAGGAAVTNATGNNGLIPGGGGGGAERPGGGTRNGGNGANGEIRITFTCPTVTVNAGVDQTLAACATTTTLTGSAIPVGMTGTWTVVSGPGSITSPNTASTGITGLVPGTNTTFRWTISNGTCGTFSDDILITTVVGGGCTPYCVNTYTTSVHPITNVTFSNIVNSTSNVINGTPQHEFFYTPVGQVERGELYQLSVSGNTGGATAHGIRAFFDWNADGDFADAGESINVGVIDNVTIQAGLYVQIPLTATVGQTRMRITLLSGAYATSCRTGAGSGQSEDYIINITTQTCNSPTAGFSFTGITGTTATINWTNVAPAPAGGYDIYISPINLAPNTIAPNVTAPTANDTGTPYNATGLTPGVTYYVWIRSNCTGGDYGVWNSMGNFTTTLTNENCAGAITIPVNAGTDCEVAVEGDLTSSAGTSTICGTNFSYDVWYRFTATATSHRVTVVPQPIINYVSMTYTAVNLNFQVLTGACPGTSLTCINNNTSNTETTLLTGLTIGTTYLIRVHGTAASRTKFTICVTTGNATHSSNSALPASYTIHPNAGFSDRYIEDYDTTGTLTNTVNMGTGRSVTGYKNYTALTAAQGVAGGGINVDIALRRSRQVVKAWVDWNNDGLFNDATETVYDSNGILSIATSFGFVIPGATPVGNYRLRVRASNFDLTYNSYTGNGTTASLLPYGYTLDGETEDYMINVVQDCTHQINTLTDGSRCDVGTVNLSVTTTGSPTHIRWYDAEVGGTLIGTSTVTANASTWTTPSLSATTTYWATAYNTVGGCETLYRKKVIATINPIANMFITPSTPEICGENNIISITAAGDTIIDNLIDENFNSSLGALTPVIIGGAGDALTTWQREVSPFVPPGSVWKPAIISRSAGDGFAMATSDYNLDVNVALESAILDSSPYTDLTLTFRHYYSYYGVPYDIGYVEVSTDGGTTYTDVMRITSDQGQAGNFNFVSINMNAYINQTNLKVRFRYNAKFCDGWAIDDVRLFGTKPLSTSFTWSGAPVDVFIDPACTIPYVAQLVPTVYVRPSAMQIASSSWSFTATATLNNGCSVSIPITIDNKSKLWKGTVSTDWNNPNNWSPIGVPDANTCVIIYDGPNDARIIGAFYNAFAKYVIVRPNGDLLVNPNNTLTITDNLTVEPLGVATFENASSLIQVNGTANVGNITMKRDVNIRKLDYVYWGSPVANFSSSAISPGTNPYYIFKWNPTIGANVNGFGNWIAGNESMVTGKGYIVRGPDAYTSTLQNYTASFVGVPNNGDISTPISRGTYDGANYATGVSTTQGTKDDDNWNLISNPYPSALNANIFLATNTNIAGFIKRWTHGTLPSAVISDPFYADYGANYTVADYVTYNATGANPPIGDGNIAAGQGFFVLMNHTSAATTENVIFNNSMRRNDYRNDMFYRTSNNAASNNNLGNEETKHRIWINLINQTNNNASTTLVGYISNATNELDRLYDAQALDVKTNFEIFSLSGTDKLTIQGRALPFDDNDKIPLGITIPQNGLYTIGINSLDGLFSNNTQNIYLEDTLLDVVYDLRNAPYTFMAQAGSSINRFILRFIPKEKSVSDNTSNDLIVSTNDYINITSYGLKIKDVKVYDLLGKLILNNNEIHKNETSLTGLRKTNSVVIVNITLEDNTEVSKKVTF; encoded by the coding sequence ATGCACAACAATTACTCTTCTTCGGATAATTGTAGAAAATTGACAATTCAAAATAGTTCTACTATTCTTAAAGCGTTAACTGTTTTTATTGCTTTTATTTTTTCAAATTTAATTTTTTCTCAATCTCCATTTGTTGATAACACACCAAATGGAAACGAAACGTTTATAGTTCCAACTGGAGTTACCTCAATAACAGTATCCGTTTGGGGTGCCGGAGGCGGCGGTGGTGGATCTAGTGTAAGCGGAGACGGAGGTTCCGGCGGTGGTGGTGGTGGTGCAGCTACTAGAACTATTGCTGTTACTCCCGGAGACACGTTCACTTACAATGTAGGTAGCGGAGGTGCTGGAGGTTTAGCCAATGCTACTTTAGCAGGAAGCGGAGGAAATACGACATTTATTAATGGCGGATTAGGCATTAATATGATTGGAAATGGAGGTTCAGGCGGTGCGAGAAACAGAGGTGCCGCAGGTACAGGAGGAACTGCTTCGGGAGGAACTATCAATATGCCAGGCCAAAATGGAACTATTGGAGATGCTTCAGGTCAAGCTGGAGGTAACTCTGGGGCTGTAGTAGGAATTTTTGGTGCTGGAGGAGCTGCTGTAACAAATGCCACAGGTAACAATGGACTTATCCCTGGTGGTGGTGGTGGTGGTGCCGAAAGACCTGGGGGAGGAACACGTAATGGTGGAAATGGCGCCAATGGTGAAATCAGAATAACTTTTACTTGTCCAACAGTAACAGTAAATGCTGGCGTAGATCAAACTTTAGCTGCATGTGCCACTACAACTACATTAACTGGTTCAGCAATTCCAGTTGGAATGACAGGAACTTGGACTGTTGTATCAGGTCCAGGATCAATTACATCTCCAAATACAGCTTCAACAGGAATTACAGGTTTAGTTCCTGGAACCAATACAACTTTTAGATGGACAATTTCAAATGGCACATGTGGAACATTTTCAGATGATATTTTAATCACAACTGTTGTTGGTGGAGGCTGTACACCTTATTGCGTAAATACTTATACAACTTCAGTACATCCAATTACTAATGTTACCTTTTCAAATATAGTTAATAGTACATCAAATGTAATTAATGGCACGCCTCAACATGAGTTTTTTTATACACCTGTTGGACAAGTTGAAAGAGGCGAACTTTACCAATTATCTGTATCAGGAAATACGGGTGGAGCTACAGCACATGGTATAAGAGCCTTTTTTGATTGGAATGCAGACGGTGATTTTGCTGATGCTGGTGAAAGTATAAATGTTGGAGTTATTGATAACGTAACGATTCAAGCTGGATTATATGTTCAAATTCCATTGACTGCAACAGTAGGACAAACTAGAATGAGAATAACACTTTTAAGTGGAGCTTATGCAACTTCTTGTAGAACTGGTGCTGGAAGCGGACAATCTGAAGATTACATTATAAACATAACAACTCAAACTTGTAATAGTCCAACGGCCGGTTTTTCGTTTACGGGTATAACAGGAACAACAGCAACTATTAACTGGACAAATGTAGCACCAGCTCCTGCAGGTGGGTACGACATCTACATATCCCCTATCAATTTAGCTCCAAATACAATTGCTCCAAATGTTACAGCACCTACTGCTAATGATACTGGAACACCTTATAATGCTACCGGATTAACTCCTGGTGTAACTTATTATGTTTGGATTAGAAGTAATTGTACAGGAGGCGATTATGGGGTTTGGAATTCAATGGGAAACTTTACAACAACTTTAACTAATGAGAACTGCGCAGGAGCAATTACTATTCCAGTAAATGCAGGAACTGATTGCGAAGTTGCTGTTGAGGGTGATTTAACAAGTTCTGCTGGAACTTCTACCATTTGTGGAACTAACTTCAGTTATGACGTTTGGTATAGATTTACTGCAACTGCTACTTCTCACAGAGTTACAGTTGTTCCACAACCAATAATAAATTATGTTTCAATGACTTATACAGCTGTTAATTTAAACTTTCAAGTATTAACAGGTGCATGCCCTGGAACATCTTTAACGTGTATCAACAATAATACATCAAATACTGAAACTACTTTATTAACAGGATTAACAATTGGAACAACTTATTTAATTAGAGTTCACGGCACTGCTGCAAGTAGAACTAAATTCACTATATGTGTAACAACAGGTAATGCCACACACAGTAGCAACTCAGCTTTACCTGCCTCATATACTATTCATCCAAATGCAGGATTTAGTGATCGCTATATTGAAGATTACGACACAACAGGTACACTTACTAATACAGTTAATATGGGAACAGGAAGAAGTGTAACTGGATATAAAAACTATACTGCATTAACTGCCGCTCAAGGTGTTGCTGGTGGTGGTATTAATGTAGATATTGCCTTAAGAAGATCTAGACAAGTAGTAAAAGCATGGGTAGATTGGAACAATGATGGTTTATTTAATGATGCAACAGAAACAGTATATGATTCAAATGGTATTTTATCTATTGCAACATCATTTGGATTTGTAATTCCTGGAGCTACTCCAGTTGGAAATTATAGATTAAGAGTTAGAGCATCCAATTTTGATTTAACATACAATTCATATACTGGAAATGGAACTACCGCATCTTTATTACCTTATGGATATACTTTAGATGGAGAAACAGAAGACTATATGATAAATGTTGTTCAGGATTGTACACATCAAATAAATACCTTAACAGATGGTAGCCGCTGTGATGTAGGAACTGTAAATTTATCAGTAACTACTACAGGATCACCTACACATATTAGATGGTACGACGCAGAAGTAGGAGGTACATTAATTGGTACTTCAACTGTTACAGCCAATGCATCAACTTGGACTACACCATCATTATCAGCTACAACAACTTATTGGGCAACAGCTTACAACACAGTTGGTGGTTGTGAAACATTGTACAGAAAAAAAGTTATCGCAACAATTAATCCTATTGCCAATATGTTCATTACTCCATCAACACCTGAAATTTGTGGAGAAAACAATATTATCTCTATCACTGCAGCTGGAGATACCATAATTGATAATTTAATTGATGAAAATTTCAATTCAAGTTTAGGCGCTTTAACACCAGTTATTATAGGTGGTGCAGGAGATGCTTTAACTACATGGCAAAGAGAAGTAAGTCCGTTTGTACCACCAGGAAGTGTTTGGAAACCGGCTATTATTTCAAGAAGCGCTGGTGACGGATTTGCAATGGCCACATCAGATTATAATTTAGATGTAAATGTGGCATTAGAATCGGCAATATTAGATTCATCACCTTATACTGATTTAACTTTAACTTTCAGACATTATTATTCTTATTATGGTGTGCCGTACGACATTGGTTATGTTGAAGTTTCAACAGATGGAGGTACAACTTATACAGATGTAATGCGAATTACTTCAGATCAAGGTCAGGCAGGAAATTTTAACTTTGTATCTATCAATATGAATGCTTATATTAACCAAACTAACTTAAAAGTTAGATTCAGATACAATGCAAAATTCTGTGACGGTTGGGCAATTGACGACGTACGATTATTCGGAACAAAACCTTTAAGTACTTCATTTACTTGGAGTGGCGCACCTGTTGATGTATTTATTGACCCAGCATGTACAATTCCTTATGTTGCACAATTAGTTCCAACTGTATATGTTAGACCTTCTGCAATGCAAATTGCTTCTTCAAGCTGGTCATTTACAGCAACAGCAACTTTAAATAATGGTTGTTCCGTTTCTATACCAATTACAATTGATAACAAGTCTAAATTATGGAAAGGAACTGTTAGTACAGATTGGAATAATCCAAATAACTGGTCACCAATTGGAGTACCTGATGCAAATACATGTGTTATTATTTATGATGGTCCTAATGATGCTAGAATTATAGGAGCGTTTTATAATGCATTTGCAAAATATGTGATTGTTAGACCAAATGGTGATTTATTAGTAAATCCAAACAACACTTTAACAATAACAGATAATTTAACTGTTGAACCATTAGGTGTTGCAACATTTGAGAATGCTTCAAGTTTAATACAAGTAAACGGCACTGCAAATGTTGGAAACATTACAATGAAAAGAGATGTAAATATTAGAAAACTTGATTATGTTTATTGGGGTTCACCAGTAGCAAACTTTTCTTCTAGCGCAATCTCTCCTGGAACAAATCCGTATTATATTTTCAAATGGAACCCTACTATAGGAGCAAATGTTAATGGCTTTGGAAATTGGATTGCAGGTAACGAATCAATGGTTACTGGCAAAGGATATATCGTAAGAGGCCCTGATGCTTATACTAGCACGTTACAAAATTATACAGCTAGTTTTGTAGGAGTACCAAACAATGGTGATATCTCTACTCCTATTTCAAGAGGAACGTACGATGGCGCTAATTATGCGACAGGAGTTTCAACCACGCAAGGAACAAAAGATGATGATAACTGGAATCTAATTAGTAATCCTTATCCTTCTGCTTTAAATGCCAATATATTCTTAGCAACCAATACCAATATTGCTGGTTTTATTAAAAGATGGACGCACGGTACATTACCTTCGGCAGTAATTTCAGATCCATTCTATGCAGATTATGGAGCAAATTATACAGTAGCAGATTATGTAACTTATAATGCAACTGGAGCAAATCCACCAATTGGAGATGGAAATATAGCTGCAGGACAAGGCTTCTTTGTACTCATGAATCATACAAGTGCAGCAACAACTGAAAATGTAATCTTCAATAATTCAATGAGAAGAAATGATTACAGAAATGATATGTTCTACAGAACTTCAAATAATGCGGCATCTAATAATAATCTAGGCAATGAAGAAACAAAACATAGAATTTGGATTAATTTAATTAATCAAACAAACAACAATGCGAGTACAACATTAGTAGGCTATATTTCAAACGCTACAAATGAATTAGATCGCCTTTATGATGCTCAAGCTTTAGATGTGAAAACTAATTTTGAAATTTTCTCTTTAAGCGGAACTGATAAATTAACTATTCAAGGTCGTGCTTTACCTTTTGATGATAATGATAAAATTCCTTTAGGAATCACTATCCCTCAAAACGGATTATACACGATAGGAATTAATAGTCTAGATGGATTATTTAGTAATAACACACAAAATATCTATTTAGAAGATACATTATTAGATGTTGTTTACGATTTAAGAAATGCACCTTATACCTTTATGGCTCAGGCTGGAAGTTCTATCAATAGATTTATTTTACGCTTTATTCCAAAAGAAAAATCGGTAAGTGATAACACATCAAACGATTTAATTGTTTCAACCAATGATTATATCAATATTACTAGTTACGGATTAAAAATAAAAGATGTAAAAGTGTATGATTTATTAGGCAAACTTATCTTAAATAATAACGAAATTCATAAAAATGAAACTTCATTGACAGGATTAAGAAAAACAAATTCAGTTGTAATAGTTAATATTACACTTGAAGATAACACTGAAGTTTCTAAGAAAGTTACTTTTTAA
- a CDS encoding DUF5522 domain-containing protein, whose amino-acid sequence MNEQINPNNLKEGEDFYYTPEGYKCFTEKYHLKRGYCCKSGCRHCPYGFDKKTGTTKKNKNG is encoded by the coding sequence ATGAATGAACAAATAAATCCAAATAATTTAAAAGAGGGGGAGGATTTCTACTACACCCCTGAAGGATATAAATGTTTTACAGAAAAATACCATCTTAAAAGAGGTTACTGTTGTAAAAGTGGATGCAGACACTGCCCTTATGGTTTTGATAAAAAAACTGGAACAACAAAAAAAAATAAAAATGGATAG
- a CDS encoding urocanate hydratase: MTFQEQILEGIPSVLPQPKTYETAINHAPKRKEILSAEEKKLALKNALRYFDAKHHAELIPEFKEELEKYGRIYMYRLRPDYRMYARPISDYPGKSEQAKAIMLMIQNNLDYAVAQHPHELITYGGNGAVFQNWAQYRLTMKYLAEMTDEQTLVMYSGHPMGLFPSHKEAPRVVVTNGMVIPNYSKPDDWEKMNALGVSQYGQMTAGSYMYIGPQGIVHGTTITVLNGFRKIKKSPTGGLFVTSGLGGMSGAQPKAGTIAGCVTVCAEVNPKITKIRHEQGWIHEIIEDINKLVDRVQTALANKEVVSIAYLGNVVDVWEKFDEANIPIDLGSDQTSLHNPWAGGYYPIGYTFEESNEMMATDPEKFKEAVQSTLRRHAAAINKHTAKGTYFFDYGNAFLLESSRAGANVMNELPTLGREFKYQSYVQDIMGPMCFDYGFGPFRWVCASGKPEDLAKTDAIACRVLEEMMQSAPEEIQQQMADNIQWIKGAQENKLVVGSQARILYADAEGRIKIAQAFNEAIAKGEIGYIILGRDHHDVSGTDSPYRETSNIYDGSRFTADMAIHNVIGDSFRGATWVSIHNGGGVGWGEVINGGFGMVLDGTKEASRRLESMLFWDVNNGISRRSWAKNEGAIFAIKRAMESQPLLKVTLPNFVDENLL; this comes from the coding sequence ATGACTTTCCAAGAACAAATTTTAGAAGGTATACCCTCAGTTTTACCTCAACCTAAAACTTACGAAACAGCAATAAACCATGCGCCAAAACGCAAAGAAATACTTTCTGCTGAAGAAAAAAAATTGGCTTTAAAAAATGCCTTACGCTATTTTGATGCAAAACATCATGCTGAATTAATTCCTGAATTCAAAGAAGAATTGGAAAAATACGGTCGTATATACATGTACCGTTTACGTCCTGATTACAGAATGTATGCCCGACCTATTTCAGATTATCCTGGAAAGAGTGAACAAGCAAAAGCAATCATGTTAATGATTCAAAATAATTTGGATTATGCAGTGGCACAACATCCCCATGAATTAATAACCTATGGTGGTAACGGAGCTGTATTTCAAAATTGGGCACAATACCGCCTCACTATGAAATATTTAGCCGAAATGACTGACGAACAAACTTTGGTTATGTATTCTGGCCATCCTATGGGATTATTCCCTTCACATAAAGAAGCCCCAAGAGTTGTTGTTACCAATGGAATGGTTATCCCTAACTATTCAAAACCAGATGATTGGGAAAAAATGAACGCTTTAGGAGTTTCGCAATACGGACAAATGACAGCAGGAAGTTACATGTACATTGGCCCTCAAGGTATTGTTCATGGCACAACAATTACGGTGCTAAATGGCTTTAGAAAAATTAAAAAATCTCCAACAGGTGGATTATTTGTAACTTCAGGTCTTGGAGGTATGTCTGGCGCTCAACCTAAAGCAGGAACAATAGCCGGTTGTGTGACTGTTTGTGCAGAAGTAAATCCGAAAATCACAAAAATCAGACATGAACAAGGATGGATTCATGAAATCATTGAAGATATCAACAAATTAGTAGATAGAGTTCAAACAGCATTAGCAAACAAAGAAGTAGTTTCCATTGCTTATTTAGGAAATGTAGTAGATGTTTGGGAAAAATTTGATGAGGCAAATATACCTATCGACCTAGGTTCAGATCAAACATCCTTACACAATCCTTGGGCAGGTGGCTACTACCCTATTGGCTATACTTTTGAAGAATCAAACGAAATGATGGCTACTGATCCTGAAAAATTTAAGGAAGCCGTTCAAAGTACTTTACGCCGTCATGCAGCAGCTATAAATAAACACACTGCAAAAGGCACTTATTTCTTTGATTATGGTAATGCCTTTTTACTTGAATCATCGCGTGCAGGTGCCAATGTAATGAACGAACTTCCTACTTTAGGTAGAGAATTTAAATACCAATCTTACGTACAAGACATTATGGGGCCCATGTGTTTTGACTATGGATTTGGACCTTTTCGTTGGGTTTGTGCGTCAGGAAAACCGGAAGATTTAGCTAAAACCGATGCTATAGCTTGCCGTGTTTTAGAAGAAATGATGCAATCAGCGCCAGAAGAAATTCAACAACAAATGGCAGATAATATTCAATGGATAAAAGGTGCTCAAGAAAATAAATTAGTTGTTGGTTCACAAGCTCGTATTTTATATGCTGATGCTGAAGGTAGAATTAAAATTGCACAAGCTTTCAATGAAGCAATTGCTAAAGGCGAAATTGGCTATATCATTTTAGGCCGTGATCACCACGACGTATCTGGTACTGATTCTCCATACAGAGAAACATCTAACATTTATGACGGTTCACGTTTTACTGCGGATATGGCCATTCACAATGTAATTGGCGACAGTTTCCGTGGTGCTACTTGGGTATCTATTCACAATGGCGGTGGTGTTGGCTGGGGAGAAGTAATTAATGGTGGTTTTGGTATGGTTCTTGATGGAACAAAAGAAGCTTCAAGACGTTTAGAATCAATGCTCTTTTGGGATGTCAACAATGGAATTTCAAGAAGAAGTTGGGCTAAAAATGAAGGAGCAATTTTCGCTATCAAAAGAGCAATGGAATCACAACCTTTATTAAAAGTGACGCTTCCAAATTTTGTAGACGAAAATTTATTATAA
- a CDS encoding DUF4136 domain-containing protein — MKTLKLLSVVGIFFLISCSSVRVNADYDKKANFSAYKSYAYFKSGIDKAEISDLDKKRILYAIDDAMATKGFTKSESPDVLISIFTKEREVIDVYQNYGWGWGWGPWGLGYNRTISTPEGTLFIDIFDAKTKELVWQGQGTGYLTTNTDKKEERIKEFVSRILEQYPPSIKQ; from the coding sequence ATGAAAACTTTAAAATTATTATCAGTAGTAGGTATTTTTTTTCTAATATCTTGTTCATCTGTAAGAGTAAATGCAGATTATGACAAAAAAGCTAATTTTAGTGCTTATAAATCTTATGCTTATTTTAAAAGCGGAATAGATAAAGCTGAAATTTCTGATTTAGACAAAAAAAGAATTTTGTATGCAATTGATGATGCAATGGCTACTAAAGGATTTACAAAATCAGAATCACCAGATGTATTAATTAGTATATTTACTAAAGAAAGAGAAGTAATTGATGTTTATCAAAATTACGGCTGGGGCTGGGGCTGGGGTCCATGGGGCTTAGGTTACAACCGAACAATATCAACTCCAGAAGGAACTCTTTTTATTGATATTTTTGATGCAAAAACTAAAGAACTTGTTTGGCAAGGCCAAGGAACAGGATATTTAACAACCAATACAGACAAAAAAGAAGAACGAATAAAAGAATTCGTTTCAAGAATTTTAGAGCAATACCCTCCTTCAATAAAACAATAA
- a CDS encoding DUF6340 family protein — protein MKLKITISIATLFILFFASCSSTNGLTMDAKQPAPVYLSKNVTRIGIINRSIPDKKYEAFDVIDKILTAEGKELDKKGSITAIENLKSELEKTARMNKVMLIDSVDFKKYGIDQFSAELSWDKINEICQKNQLDAIYELSYFDTDSKINYRTISSQVNNNLGIKIPIIEHEATINTLIKSGWRIYDNTEKQLKDVYSTTNTITLSGRGVNPLKAFEAILTRKDAVLAVSKNIGIDYTYRIFPYTIRVSRDYYVKGTKNFEIGKRRAQAGKWDSAAELWLKETNNNDSKIAGRACYNMAIINEINGDLDKAIEWASKSYTDYGDKLALRYLNLLKNRKNKEIQIANENN, from the coding sequence ATGAAACTAAAAATTACCATTTCAATAGCAACTCTTTTTATATTATTTTTTGCTTCATGTAGTTCAACAAATGGTTTAACCATGGATGCAAAACAACCCGCGCCAGTCTATTTAAGCAAAAATGTAACACGTATTGGAATTATTAACAGAAGTATTCCAGATAAGAAATATGAAGCTTTTGATGTTATAGATAAAATTTTAACTGCAGAAGGTAAAGAATTAGACAAAAAAGGTAGCATTACTGCAATTGAAAATTTAAAATCAGAATTAGAAAAAACTGCCCGAATGAATAAAGTGATGCTTATTGATAGTGTCGATTTTAAAAAATACGGAATTGATCAATTTTCAGCTGAACTTTCTTGGGATAAAATAAATGAAATTTGCCAAAAAAATCAACTTGATGCCATTTATGAATTATCGTATTTTGATACAGATTCAAAAATTAATTATAGAACAATTTCTTCTCAAGTAAATAATAATTTAGGAATAAAAATTCCAATTATTGAACATGAAGCCACAATTAATACTTTAATAAAATCGGGATGGCGAATTTATGACAATACTGAAAAACAATTAAAAGATGTTTATTCAACAACAAATACAATTACATTGAGTGGCAGAGGAGTAAATCCATTAAAAGCATTTGAAGCAATATTAACTAGAAAAGATGCGGTATTGGCAGTTAGTAAAAATATTGGTATCGATTACACGTATAGAATTTTCCCTTACACTATTAGAGTTTCAAGAGATTATTATGTAAAAGGCACCAAAAATTTTGAAATTGGAAAAAGACGAGCACAAGCGGGAAAATGGGATAGCGCTGCTGAATTATGGCTAAAAGAAACTAACAATAACGACTCGAAAATTGCAGGAAGAGCCTGTTATAATATGGCTATAATTAATGAAATTAATGGTGATTTAGACAAAGCAATTGAATGGGCTTCAAAATCTTACACCGATTATGGCGACAAGTTAGCACTTCGTTATTTAAACCTATTAAAAAACAGAAAAAACAAAGAGATTCAAATAGCAAACGAAAACAATTAA
- a CDS encoding aromatic amino acid hydroxylase: METHFESNPLIDRLPTHLKQFIKPQNYEDYTPINQAVWRYVMRKNVDYLGKVAHESYLEGLHQTGIDIENIPNMYGMNRILKEIGWAAVAVDGFIPPNAFMEFQAYNVLVIACDIRQLEHIEYTPAPDIIHEGAGHAPIIANPEYAEYLRRFGEIGCKAISSARDYELYEAIRLLSILKEAENTPQEEIEKAEAQVDFLQKNMGELSEMSRIRNLHWWTVEYGLIGTVENPKIYGAGLLSSIGESAWCMTDNVKKIPYDIKAADVSFDITKPQPQLFVTSDFAHLNMVLEEFANKMALRTGGLSGIKKLISSKALGTIELSTGLQISGIFTNVIEHEGKPVYIQTTGKTALSYREKELVGHGTEYHAEGYGSPIGKLKGINLAIEDMSPRDLSAYDIYEGEQVTLEFEGGIKVSGEIITGTRNIQGKILLIKFKNCTVTHEDTILFQPEWGIYDMAVGKDVISAFSGPADVNSFDMINHVPSSQTIKQKKSIEREELEHLYKNVRNIRENKAAEITLKEAFGAVSSNHPNDWLLSVEILEIAHKENNSDLVEKVQNHLEKLKIKRPEVAHLINNGIELIFPIMA, encoded by the coding sequence ATGGAAACACATTTTGAAAGCAATCCGTTGATAGACAGATTACCTACTCATTTAAAACAATTCATCAAACCTCAAAATTACGAGGACTACACACCTATTAACCAAGCAGTTTGGAGATATGTTATGCGTAAAAATGTAGACTATCTAGGTAAAGTAGCACATGAATCTTATCTTGAAGGGCTTCATCAAACAGGAATTGACATTGAAAATATTCCAAACATGTACGGCATGAATCGAATTCTTAAAGAAATTGGTTGGGCCGCTGTGGCGGTTGATGGCTTTATTCCACCAAATGCTTTTATGGAATTTCAAGCGTACAATGTATTAGTTATTGCTTGTGACATTCGTCAATTAGAACATATTGAATATACTCCAGCTCCAGATATTATCCACGAAGGTGCCGGCCACGCTCCTATTATAGCCAATCCTGAATATGCTGAATATTTAAGACGATTTGGTGAAATAGGATGCAAAGCAATATCTTCTGCTCGTGATTATGAATTATATGAAGCTATTCGATTGTTATCTATATTAAAAGAAGCCGAAAATACGCCACAAGAAGAAATTGAAAAAGCGGAAGCACAGGTTGATTTTCTACAAAAAAATATGGGTGAGTTATCTGAAATGTCAAGAATTAGAAATTTACATTGGTGGACGGTAGAATATGGCTTAATTGGAACGGTTGAAAATCCTAAAATATATGGCGCTGGTTTGTTGTCATCAATTGGAGAAAGTGCTTGGTGTATGACCGACAATGTTAAAAAAATACCTTATGACATTAAAGCAGCAGATGTAAGCTTTGATATTACAAAACCGCAACCTCAATTATTTGTCACATCCGATTTTGCACACTTAAACATGGTGCTTGAGGAGTTTGCAAATAAAATGGCGTTACGAACAGGTGGTTTATCAGGAATAAAAAAATTAATTTCTTCTAAAGCACTTGGAACCATAGAATTAAGTACAGGCTTACAAATATCGGGTATCTTTACAAATGTTATTGAGCACGAAGGCAAACCTGTATATATTCAAACAACAGGAAAAACAGCATTATCTTATAGAGAAAAAGAATTAGTAGGACATGGAACAGAATACCATGCCGAGGGTTACGGCTCTCCAATTGGCAAATTAAAAGGCATTAATTTAGCTATTGAAGATATGAGTCCGCGTGATTTAAGCGCTTACGACATTTATGAAGGCGAACAAGTTACGTTAGAGTTTGAAGGTGGAATAAAAGTTTCGGGAGAAATTATAACCGGTACAAGAAATATTCAAGGAAAAATTTTATTGATTAAATTTAAAAATTGTACAGTTACTCATGAGGATACTATTTTATTCCAACCAGAATGGGGAATTTACGATATGGCTGTTGGTAAAGATGTTATCTCTGCTTTTTCTGGGCCTGCTGATGTAAATAGCTTTGATATGATTAACCATGTTCCATCCAGTCAAACTATTAAACAAAAAAAATCAATTGAAAGAGAAGAATTAGAACATTTATATAAAAACGTTAGAAACATTAGAGAAAACAAAGCTGCTGAAATAACATTAAAAGAAGCGTTTGGTGCTGTTTCTTCAAATCACCCTAATGATTGGTTACTAAGTGTTGAAATTTTAGAAATTGCACATAAAGAAAACAATAGTGATTTAGTTGAAAAAGTTCAAAATCATTTAGAAAAATTAAAAATTAAAAGACCAGAAGTTGCTCATTTAATCAACAATGGCATTGAACTAATTTTCCCTATTATGGCTTAA